One window from the genome of Candidatus Paceibacterota bacterium encodes:
- a CDS encoding transposase produces MVSMKMFNNFSSYEQRAIIKNNSSNKELSSRNLELSSLLESKLVEIVCYCLNPNHYHLILKQTGDDGIRMFMHKIGTSFTNYFNQRNDRSGSLFQGPFKAILIDTNEYLLWLSAYINGNAGIHRLSDARNYKWCSYPDYLGSRAGVLCSREAIMSNFADEKEYENYVDMVISESGSRKDLERYYIESAQQGA; encoded by the coding sequence ATGGTAAGTATGAAGATGTTCAATAATTTTTCGAGTTATGAACAGCGAGCTATCATTAAGAACAACTCATCCAATAAGGAGCTTAGCTCCCGGAATTTGGAGCTAAGCTCCTTATTGGAATCAAAGCTGGTGGAAATTGTCTGCTATTGTCTTAATCCGAATCATTATCATTTGATATTGAAGCAGACCGGGGACGATGGGATCAGGATGTTTATGCACAAAATCGGCACCAGTTTTACAAATTATTTCAACCAGAGAAATGATCGTTCCGGATCGCTTTTTCAGGGACCGTTTAAGGCCATCCTCATAGATACCAATGAGTATCTATTGTGGCTTTCGGCATACATCAACGGCAATGCGGGCATACATAGATTATCAGATGCAAGAAACTATAAATGGTGCAGCTATCCTGATTATTTGGGAAGCAGGGCGGGAGTTCTATGCAGCAGGGAGGCCATTATGTCCAATTTCGCGGATGAAAAAGAGTATGAGAATTATGTCGATATGGTGATCTCGGAGTCCGGAAGCAGAAAAGATCTAGAGAGGTATTATATAGAAAGCGCGCAACAAGGAGCTTAG
- a CDS encoding replication-associated recombination protein A: MVNKVHTIPLADRMRPKTLADFIGQEKLLGEGKILKKAIETDNVPSMILWGPPGSGKTTLASIIAKATKGEFIKLSATTSGVKDLRAEVKKAEELKKTGKKTIIFIDEIHRFNKSQQDALLPHVENGTIILIGATTENPSFEVNNALLSRSRVFVLDKLSKEDIVKIIAGALKDKESGLGKLKIEIKTEDIEYLADMSGGDARIALNALEFASDIDKKIEKNMIEEALQRSLAYDKDGEEHYNIISALHKSMRGGDADAALYWLTRMLEAGEDPLYIARRLIRFASEDIGIANSFALDQAVSAYQACHFIGMPECNVNLAQAVVYMARSKKNNELYTAYGKAVSDVKRYGNLPVPLHIRNAPTKLMKELDYGKGYKYSPNFDYKEDQKYMPEELKGRKYLDFGN; encoded by the coding sequence ATGGTTAATAAAGTCCACACAATCCCTCTGGCTGACAGAATGCGTCCGAAAACGCTGGCTGATTTTATCGGCCAGGAAAAGCTTTTGGGCGAGGGCAAGATCCTGAAAAAAGCCATAGAAACGGACAATGTGCCCTCAATGATCCTGTGGGGTCCTCCTGGTTCCGGAAAAACAACCCTGGCTTCGATCATCGCAAAAGCTACAAAAGGGGAGTTCATAAAATTGAGCGCGACAACGAGCGGAGTGAAGGACCTCCGCGCTGAGGTGAAAAAAGCGGAAGAGCTTAAAAAAACGGGGAAAAAGACGATCATATTCATCGATGAGATCCACCGGTTCAACAAGTCCCAGCAGGATGCTCTTCTCCCGCATGTCGAAAATGGCACAATAATCCTGATCGGCGCTACGACGGAGAATCCCAGCTTTGAAGTGAATAACGCTCTTCTTTCGCGTTCCCGCGTTTTTGTGCTCGATAAGCTGTCTAAAGAAGACATTGTAAAAATTATCGCAGGCGCTCTAAAGGACAAGGAATCGGGACTTGGAAAGTTGAAGATAGAGATCAAGACAGAGGACATAGAATATCTTGCCGACATGTCGGGAGGGGATGCGAGGATCGCTCTTAATGCCCTTGAATTCGCGAGCGATATCGACAAAAAAATAGAAAAGAACATGATCGAAGAGGCTCTTCAGCGTTCTCTTGCCTATGACAAGGATGGAGAGGAACATTATAATATAATTTCCGCACTGCATAAATCCATGCGAGGAGGGGACGCAGACGCCGCTTTATACTGGCTCACAAGGATGCTTGAAGCGGGGGAAGATCCTCTTTATATAGCCCGCCGACTTATCAGATTCGCTTCCGAGGATATCGGGATCGCGAATTCATTTGCGCTTGACCAGGCGGTTTCCGCCTATCAGGCTTGTCATTTCATCGGAATGCCCGAATGTAATGTGAATCTTGCTCAGGCCGTCGTCTATATGGCCAGGAGCAAGAAAAACAATGAGCTTTATACGGCCTATGGAAAAGCCGTTTCCGATGTGAAAAGATACGGCAATCTTCCCGTGCCGCTGCACATCAGAAATGCGCCTACCAAGCTCATGAAAGAACTGGACTATGGAAAGGGATATAAATATTCTCCAAATTTTGACTATAAGGAGGATCAGAAATATATGCCGGAAGAATTGAAAGGTAGGAAATATCTTGATTTCGGGAATTGA